The Streptomyces liliiviolaceus sequence GGGCGCGGGACGTGGAGCACTTCGAGGAGGTGCTGGAGCGGATCCGGGTGGAGCCGTTCATCCGCAAGACGGTCAGTTTCATGGTGCTGTCGCATCTGCTGCCGGAGAGCCCGGAGGCGGGGGCGAACCAGCCGGCTCCGGAGGCCTGAACCCGGCGTTCCTCCACCCGTTCGGGTGAATCACGCACTGATCGTGCGCCGAACGGCCACAAGACGCAGCATTTCTGCGGTAGCGCGCAATCCTCGATTCTTGTCGCGCCGCTCCCTCGTTTTCTACCGTTGAGGCATCCCACCCGACACCTCAGGAAAGCGGAGGAACCCCTCTGTGCCCATGAGTCGTGTGCCGCGCCCCAGGCGGTTTCTGGTCTGCGAACCCAGACACTTCGCCGTGCAGTACGCCATCAATCCCTGGATGCATGAGGACACACAGGTCGACGTCGATCTGGCCCGGGGCCAGTGGGCGGAGCTGATCTCCGCCTACCGCGCCCACGGTCACACCGTCGACAGCGTGGAGCCGGTCGCCGGTCTGCCCGACATGGTCTTCGCCGCGAACTCGGCGCTGGTCGTGGCCGGCCGGGTCTTCGGCTCGCTCTTCCACGCGCCGCAGCGCCGCCCGGAGTCGAGCGCGTACGAGACGTGGTTCAAGAGCGCGGGCTTCGACGTCCACCAGCCCGAGTCGGTGTGCGAGGGCGAGGGCGACCTGGTGTTCGCCGGCCGCCATCTGCTGGCCGGCACCGGGTTCCGTACGGCACGGTCCGCCCATCACGAGGTGCAGGAGTACTTCGGCGTCCCCACGGTCAGCCTCACGCTGGTGGACCCGCGCTTCTACCATCTCGACACCGCGCTGTTCGTGCTCGACGACGGCCCCGAGGCGAACATCGCGTACTACCCGGAGGCGTTCTCCGCGGGCAGCCGTGAAGTACTCCGTCTGCTGTTCCCGGACGCGGTGATCGCCACCCGTGAGGACGCGATGGTGTTCGGGCTGAACTCCGTCTCGGACGGCCGCCACGTCTTCATCGCGCCGCGCGCGGAGGCCCTGGCCGGCGAGCTCGACCGCCACGGCTACGTTCCCGTCCCCGTCGACCTGTCGGAGTTCCAGAAGGCCGGCGGCGGCATCAAGTGCTGCACACAGGAGATCCGCTCATGACTGTCGCGCCCAGCCGTTCCCTGCGCTCGTCCGCCGAGCTGATCCGCGCCGAGGAGCCGGTCCTCGCGCACAACTACCACCCGCTGCCCGTGGTCGTGGCCCGCGCCGAGGGTGCCTGGGTCGAGGACGTGGAGGGCCGCCGCTATCTCGACATGCTGGCCGGTTACTCGGCGCTCAACTTCGGGCACCGCCACCCGGCCCTGATCGAGGCCGCACACCGCCAGCTCGACCAGCTGACGCTGACCTCGCGCGCCTTCCACAACGACCGGCTGGCCGCGTTCGCCGAGTCGGTCGCCGCGCTGACCGGCCTGGACATGGTGCTGCCGATGAACACGGGCGCCGAGGCCGTGGAGAGCGCCGTCAAGGTCGCGCGCAAGTGGGCGTACGAGGTCAAGGGCGTCCCCGCCGACCGGGCGACGATCGTCGTGGCCGCCGACAACTTCCACGGACGTACGACGACCATCGTCAGCTTCTCCACCGACGAGAGCGCCCGCGCCGGGTTCGGCCCGTTCACACCGGGGTTCCGGGTGGTCCCGTACAACGATCTCGCGGCGCTCGAAGCGGCGATCGACGAGACGACCGCGGCCGTGCTGATCGAGCCCATCCAGGGCGAGGCGGGGGTCGTGATCCCGGACGACGGCTATCTGCGGGGTGTGCGCGAGCTGACCGCGCGGACGGGGTGCCTCTTCATCGCCGACGAGATCCAGTCGGGCCTCGGCCGTACGGGCCGCACGCTGGCCGTCGAGCACGAGGACGTCGTCCCGGACGTGGTGCTGCTCGGCAAGGCGCTCGGCGGCGGCATCGTGCCGGTCTCCGCGGTGGTCGCGCGGCGCGAGGTGCTCCAGGTGCTGCGGCCGGGCGAGCACGGCTCGACGTTCGGCGGCAACCCGCTGGCCGCGGCGGTCGGCTCCGCCGTGGTGGAACTGCTGGAGACGGGCGAGTTCCAGCGCCGCGCGCAGGAGGCGGGCGTGCTGCTGCGGGACGGCCTGTCGGCCCTCGTGGGCAAGGGGGTCCGCGGGTTCCGGGCGCGCGGGCTGTGGGCGGGCGTGGACATCGACCCCGCCATCGGCACGGGCCGTGAGATCAGCGAGTCGCTGATGCGCGAGGGGATTCTGGTGAAGGACACCCACGGCTCCACGATCCGGCTGGCCCCGCCCCTGACGATCACGAACGAGGACCTGCGCATGGCGCTGAGCACCCTGGAAACAGTCCTGCGCACCGGCTCGCTCTAGGGTCACGGGGAACGGCGCAGTCCTTGCGCTTTTAGGGGCGCGGGGAACGGCGCAGTCTTTTCGCCCTTAGGGGCGCGGGGAACGGCGCGACAAGCCCCCACCGGCCCGCACCCGACGCACGACCACCGCACCCCGCCCAGGGATGGCGTACCGCGGGTCGTATGTCACGTGCGGCCCGGTGGGGGCCGTCCGCGCAGTTCCCCGCGCCCCTGAAGAGGCGCGGGCGCGCCGACGGGTGGTGCGCCCCGGGGACACCGGTCCCGCATGAGTCCGATCAGGGGCGGTTACAGAGGGCCAGGCCTGCACCTACACTGGCGTCCCGCAGCACACCTGTTTGACCAGCCAGGACCTGTCCGGTCGATCCGGCGACGCGAGGAGCGACCCGTTGTTCTACTACGTTCTCAAGTACGTGATCCTGGGACCGCTGTTGCGGCTGGTCTTCCGGCCCCGGATCGAGGGGCTGGAGCACGTACCGGCGACGGGAGCGGCCATCGTCGCGGGCAATCACCTGTCGTTCTCGGACCACTTCCTGATGCCGGCGATCCTCAAGCGCCGCATCACGTTCCTCGCCAAGGCCGAGTACTTCACGGGCCCCGGCATCAAGGGCCGGCTGACGGCGTTCTTCTTCCGCAGCGCCGGGCAGATCCCGGTGGACCGCTCCGGCAAGGAGGCGGGCAAGGCGGCGATCCGTGAAGGACTCGGCGTCCTGAGCAAGGACGAACTGCTCGGCATCTACCCGGAGGGGACCCGCTCGCACGACGGCCGTCTCTACAAGGGCAAGGTGGGCGTCGCGGTGATGGCGCTCAGGGCCGAGGTCCCCGTCATCCCGTGCGCGATGATCGGCACCTTCGAGGCCCAGCCCCCCGGCCGCAAGATCCCCAAGATCCACCCGGTGGCGATCCGCTTCGGGGAACCCCTCGACTTCTCCCGCTACGCGGGCATGGAGAACGAGAAGGCGATCCTGCGCGCCATCACCGACGAGATCATGTACGCGATCCTGACGCTCTCCGAGCAGGAGTACGTGGACCGTTACGCGGCCGAGGTGAAGGCGGAGGAAGCCGCCGAGAAGGCGAAGTCCCGCAAGTTCCCGCGCCTGCCGCAGCGTTGACGCCTGAGGCTCAGGACATGGGAGGGGGGCGGCCGTCGGACGGCCGCCCCCCTCTTTCTGTCGTTACCGGCTGTCGTTGCCGGCCGCTACGGCTTGGGCGTGGCGTGCGGGGTGCACGTCACGTCGGCCGCGCCGACCTTGCCGGTGAGCAGGTAGGTGTCCACCTTCTCGTTGATGCACGGGTTGACCAGCCCCGTCACGCCGTGCGAGCCCGCGTCCTTCTCGGTGATGAGACGGGAGCCCTTGAACCGCTTGTGCAGTTCGACGGCGCCTTCGTACGGGGTGGCGGCGTCACGCGTGGACTGCACGATCAGGACGGGCGGCAGGCCCTTGCCGGTCTTCACGGTCGGCGGGGTCTGCTGCTTGGCGGGCCAGGTGGCGCACGGCAGGTTCAGCCAGGCGTTGGCCCAGGTCATGAACGGGTAGTTCTTGTGCAGCTTGCTGTTGTCGCGGTCCCACTTCTTCCAGCTGGTGGGCCACTTGGCGTCGGTGCACTCGACGGCCGTGTAGACGGCGTTGCCGTTCTCCGAGGCGATGTTGCCCGCGGTGTCGGTCAGGTCGGGCGCGGCGGCGTCGACGAGCGCCTGGGTGTCACCGGCGACGTACTTGCTGAAGACGGTGGCGACCGGCACCCACGACGAGTCGTAGTAGGGCGCGCTCTGGAAGAAGCCGATGAGCTCGGCCGGGCCGACGACCCCGCCGATGGGGTTCTTCTTGGCAGTGGCACGCAGTTTCAGCCACTGGTCCTGGACCTTGGCACGCGTGTCGCCGAGGTGGAAGGAGGCGTCGTTCTTGGCGACCCAGTCCTGCCAGTCCTTCCAGCGCATCTCGAAGGCGACGTCCTGGTCGAGGTTGGCCTCGTACCAGATCTTCTCGCGCGACGGGTTGACGACGCTGTCCGCGATCATGCGGCGTACGTGGTCCGGGTAGAGCGTGCCGTAGACGGCGGCGATGTACGTGCCGTACGAGACGCCGAGGAAGTTGAGCTTCTTCTCGCCGAGCGCGGCCCGGATGACGTCGAGGTCACGGACGGTGTTCGGGGTCGTCATCTGCGGCAGCATCTCGCCGCTGCGCTCGGCGCAGCCGTCCGCGTACTCGGCGGCGAGCTTGCGCTGGACGCGCTTGTCGGCCTCGGAGTCCGGCACCGGATCCATCTTGGGCGCCTTCACGAACTCCTGCGGGTCGATGCAGGAGATGGGCGCCGAGTGGCCGACACCGCGCGGGTCGAAGCCCACGAAGTCGTACGCCTTCGAGGTGTTGACCCACAGCGGGTTCTTGTTGGTGACCCGGGTCGGGAAGCGCAGTCCGGAGCCGCCGGGGCCGCCCGGGTTGTAGACGAGGGCGCCCTGGCGCTCCGCCTTGGTGCCGGTGTTGCCGATGCGGTCGACGGCGAGCTTGATCTTCTTGCCGTCGGGCTTCGCGTAGTCGAGCGGCACAGTGACCCAGCCGCACTGGATGGGCTTCGCGATCCCCCAGTCCGCCGGACAGTCCTGCCAGTCGATGCCGGCCTTGGCCGCCCGGGCGGCGGCGATCTCGGCGCCGCGGGTCTGGCTGACGTGACTGTTCCGACCGTGGCGGGATTCCGCGTTGGCCGTCGGAGCCGCGACGGCACCGGCTATGAGTGTCGCGGTGACGAGCGCTCCGGCCGAGCCGAACGCCGTCACCTTTCTCATACCTCTCAAGAGAGTTCTCCCCCTACTGTCGTCGTGGTCAGTACGGGGGATCCTTTCGGCTGTGAGGCACCTGAGAACAGGGGCGAAGTGTCTTTTTTGCCAATCCGATAACCGGAACATCGTTGTCCGTTGAGCGGTGACGCTCGTTTCACGGAGGCTTCAGCCCAGCAGACGCAAGGCCTCGTCGAGGGTGCGGCGCAGCTGGAGCGCGTCGGCGGCGACGGCGGTCACGAGGGCGGCCGGCCCGGCGAGCGGGGTCAGCGCGGCGTACTCCCCCAGCAACCGCGCCTCGACCGGCCGGGTCGCGTACTCCGGCCGTACGACGAGGAGCTGGCCGAGCGCACGATGCCCACCGAGCACGGCGGGCCCGTCCCACCCACCGGGCGCCCCGGGCCCGCAGCAGAGCTCCTGGTCGAACAGCGGCCGTCCGCCGAGCAGGACGGTGAGCCGGCTGCTGAGCCGCCCGGGCCCCTCGCCGGCCCGCCCGAGCACCTGCTCCTCGCGCAGGGTGAGCCGCGCGCCGGCCGCGAGCTCGACCTGGGTGGCGAGGCGCAGATCGCTCCCCTCGGCGGAGATCAACTGCTCGGGCAGCCACCACAGTTCACCCCCGTCCGCCACTTTCAGGCGTACGTCGTAACGCGCCTCCCCCTTGGCCTGTCCCGGCAGCGCGATGGTGGCGGCGGCCGACCCGACGTGCAGGCGTGCCCCCTCGGCCACCTCGGCCGTCACGGTGAAGTGGTCACCGCCCAGCGGTCCGCTCATCGCGCCGACCAGCATGACGCGGGCCTCTGGACCGCTCGCCCGCGTCCGCCGCAGGGCGAGCGGGCCTCCGCTCTCCAGGGTGGGCAGCGCGGTGCCGCCCCGCCCGTCCGGCCGGGCACCGATCCGCGCAGCGGCCCGCACCCCGGACGCCCCCGAGGCCCCGGAGGCCCCGGATGTCACGCCGCCCACGCGGCGAGCTGCGCCCGCACCCAGGCGGCGACGTCCTTGACCCCGTCCTCGGTGCGCAACGACTGGAAGACGACGGGCAGTTCGGCCCGCTGGGCCTTCGCGTCGGCGGCCATCCGCCCGAGATCCGAGCCGACGTACGGGGCGAGATCGGTCTTGTTCACCACGAGCAGGTCGGCGGTGGTGACCCCGGGCCCGCCCTTGCGCGGGATGTCGTCCCCGCCCGCGACGTCGATCACGAAGATCTGCGCGTCGACGAGCCCCTTGGAGAAGGTCGCCGTCAGATTGTCGCCCCCCGACTCGACGAGGATCAGCTCCAGCGGCCCGACCTCGTCCTCCAGGTCCTCGACCGCTTCGAGGTTCGCGGAGATGTCGTCACGGATCGCCGTGTGCGGGCAGGCCCCGGTCTCGACGGCGGTGATCCGCTCGGGCGGCAGCACGGCCTCCCGCAACAGGAACTCGGCGTCCTCGCGCGTGTAAATGTCGTTGGTGACGACGGCCAACGACCACTCGTCGCGCAAGGCCCGGCACAGCGCGGCCACGGTGGCGGTCTTCCCGGACCCCACGGGCCCCCCGAGCCCGATCCGCAGAGCCCGCCGCCGCCCGTCGGCGCGATGAGCGTCGGCACTGACGGCGAGGGGCCCGTCGTGGGTGTGGTGCTGATCAAGATGCATGACTACGACTCCAACTCCATGTGTTGTCTTTCGGCCCGCCCCCGACCCTTCAGCCCGTCCGGCGTTTGAGGACGAGCGCGAAGCGCGACAAGGGGGGCGAGGGGGCGCAGCCCCCATACGTGGACGGGAACGGGTAGGGGCGGCGGGGGCGAACTCCCTAGGACGCGAACAACCGCACAGCCCAAGCAGCATGCGCCTCCGCCCCGACCTCCAACAGCGGCGCACCCCCCGCCGGCAACACCCCCACCCCACCCTCAACCGCACACCGCGCACCCTCGACAGCCCGCTGCGCCACGACATCGAGCTCGGGAGCCAACCCCGCCAACACCCCCGTCGCATCGAACGGATCAAGGCTCAGCAACCGCACCACCGCACTGGCCGGCCCACTGACGCACTCGTACAGGGAGCAGTACGCCGCATCGTCCGCCCCGAGCCCGGCGGCCCGCGCGACCATCCCGAGCACGACCGGCTGATGGGCGCCCTTGGGGAACCGCCCGGCCAGCGCGTCGAGTTCGGCGGACGGCCAGGTGGCCCGCCCGGCCCGCATCAGCTGCCGTCCGAGCTTGCGCGCGGCGACCCGCAGCGCGGGCGACGGCGTACGGGCGTCCGCGGCCGCGTCGAGTTCCACCGGATCGAGCCCGAGCACGGCAGCCGCTGCGAGCGAGGCGGACACCAGCCCGGTGGTGTGCAACCGCCCGCGGCAGAACTCCTCCAGGTCCGCCGCCCCGGTGATCCGGCCGGCCTTGACCGCCGCCTCGGCCCCGCCGGAGTGGGCATGCCCTCCGGCGGGAAACCGGCCGTCGGCCAGTACGAGCAGTGCAGCACGCGACATGACGAACCTCGAAACGCTGAGCCGTTGACGGGCCGGAACCGGTACGAGGGCCGATACAGCCCCGCGCCGGCCCTCAGAACAGGAAATACCGCTGGGCCATGGGCAGTTCGGCCGCGGGCGTCGCCTCCACCAGCTCCCCGTCGATGGTGACGGCGAAGCTGTCGGGGTCGACCCGTACCTGCGGGCGGGCGTCGTTCTCGCGCATGTCCGCCTTGGTCACCCCGCGCGTCGACTCGATCGGCACGAACCGCTTCCCGAGGCCGAGCCGTTCCGGCAGCCCGTCCTCGATGGCGATCGGCGCCACGAAGTTGAACGAGTTGGACGCGGGCGCCCGGCCGATCGCGCCGAACATGGGCCGCGGCAGGATCGGCTGGGGCGTGGGGATGGACGCGTTGGCGTCGCCCATCTGCGCGTACGCGATCTGCCCGCCCTTGACGACGAGATGCGGCTTGACCCCGAAGAACGCGGGCTCCCACAGCACGAGGTCGGCGAGCTTGCCGGTCTCGACGGAACCGATCTCGCGGGCGAGGCCCTGAGCCACGGCCGGGTTGATCGTGTATTTGGCGACATAGCGACGTACGCGGTGGTTGTCCGCGCGCCCGTCCCCCGGCAGCGCGCCCCGGCGCCGCTTCATGACGTGCGCGGTCTGCCAGGTGCGCATGATGACCTCGCCGACGCGCCCCATGGCCTGGGCGTCGGAGGAGATGATCGAGATCGCGCCGAGGTCGTGCAGGATGTCCTCGGCGCCGATCGTGGTGGGCCGGATACGGGACTCCGCGAACGCCAGGTCCTCCGGCACGGCGGCGTTCAGGTGGTGGCAGACCATCAGCATGTCGAGGTGTTCCTCGGCGGTGTTGACGGTGTAGGGCCGGGTCGGGTTGGTCGAACTGGGCAGCACGTGCGCCTCGGAGACCACGGTCATGATGTCCGGCGCGTGCCCGCCTCCCGCACCCTCCGTGTGGTACGCGTGGATGGTGCGCCCCGCGATGGCGGCGAGGGTGTCGGCCACGAACCCGGCCTCGTTGAGGGTGTCCGTGTGGATGGCGATCTGCGCGCCGGTGCGGTCCGCGACGGTGAGCGCGGCGTCGATGACGGCGGGCGTGGAGCCCCAGTCCTCGTGGAGCTTGAGGCCGAGCGCGCCACCGCGCAGCTGGGACAGCATCGCCTCCTCGGAGACGGTGTTGCCCTTGCCGAGCAGCCCGAAGTTGAGCGGGTACTGCTCCATCGCCTCCAGCATCCGGGCGAGGTGCCAGGGCCCGGGGGTGACGGTGGTGGCCTTGGACCCCTCGGCGGGGCCGGTGCCGCCACCGACGAGGGTGGTGATCCCGGAGGCCAGCGCCTCGTCGGCGATCTGCGGGCAGATCAGATGCACATGGGCGTCGATGGCGCCGGCCGTCAGGATGCGCCCGTTGCCCGCGATGATCTCGGTCTCCGGGCCGATGACCAGGTCCGGGTGCACCCCGTCCATGGTGTCGGGGTTGCCCGCCTTGCCGATGCCGGTGATCCGGCCGTCGCGGATGCCCACGTCGGCCTTGACGATCCCCCAGTGGTCGACGATCACCGCGCCCGTGACGACCGTGTCCGGGGTGCCTTCGGCGCGTGTCGCCCGCGCCTGGCCCATGGACTCCCGGATGACCTTGCCGCCGCCGAACACGGCCTCGTCACCGGCGTGTCCGGGCCCGCCGGAACGGTCCTCCTCGATCTCGATCAGGAGGTCGGTGTCGGCGAGCCGGATCCGGTCGCCCGTGGTGGGGCCGAACAGGTCGGAGTAGGCGGCACGCGAGATCTCAGGCATCGAGGGGTCCTCCGGTCTCGCCGCGCAGACCCGGCACGACACGGGCGCCGGCGAGCGGCACGAGTTCGACCTCGACGGGGATCCCGGGCTCGAAGCGCACGGCGGTGCCGGCGGCGACGTTGAGCCGCTTGCCGTGTGCGGCGGCGCGGTCGAAGTCGAGACCGGGGTTGGCCTCGGCGAAGTGGTAGTGGGAGCCGACCTGGACGGGCCGGTCGGCGGCGTTGAGGACGGTGAGCCGGGTGACGGCGAGGCCTTCGTTGAAGGCGACCGGCCCGTCGGCGAACAGGATCTCTCCGGGAATCATGGCTGCTCCCCCGTCAGACGATCGGGTCGTGGACGGTGACGAGCTTGGTGCCGTCGGGGAAGGTCGCCTCGACCTGTACGTCGTGGATCATCTCGGGGATGCCCTCCATGACGTCCTCGCGGGTGAGGATCTTGCGTCCGGAGGCCATGAGTTCGGCGACCGTGCGGCCGTCCCTGGCTCCTTCGAGGATGTGCGAGGTGATCAGTGCGACGGACTCGGGGTGGTTGAGCTTCAACCCCCGGGCCCGGCGCTTCTCGGCCACGTCGGCGGCCACATGAATGAGCAGCCTCTCCTGCTCGTGCGGCGTCAGTTGCACGGCTTCCCACCTCACAGTCCTCACGCCGGACCGTGCGGGGTCCGGCTGCCGCGGCCACCATGCCGGATCCGACCGCGGTACGAACCTGCCGTGCCCGCGCCCCACGAAAACCCCTGGTGACGTGGTGGTGCAGGCTAGTTCCGCAGAGTTTCAGACACGTTAACCGCCACGCGCGCGTTCGGGGGCGTGGGGAGCGGCGCGGCCCTCAGGGGCACGGGGAACGGCACAGTTTTCAGGGGCGCGGGGAACTGCGCAATCTTTGGGGGCGCGGGGAACGGCGCAATCGTTAGGGGCGCGGGGAACGGCGCGACCAGCCCCCACCGGGCCCGCACCCGACAACAGACCCCAGCCACCCCAGGGGCGCGGGGAACGGCGCAACCAGCCACAAACGGCCCCGCACAACTACCCCCGCACACTCATCAACGCCCGCAACCCATCCTGCAACACCTCCGCCGGCGCCGTACCGAACAGCGCCTGCTGCGCGGCAAACCCCTGCGCCGCGGCAATGAGCGTCCGCGCAACATGCTCCGCAGGAATGTCCGCCCGCATCACCCCCGCCTCCTGATACCCCTCCACGACCTTCACCCAGGCATCGCGCACCGC is a genomic window containing:
- a CDS encoding urease accessory protein UreD is translated as MTSGASGASGASGVRAAARIGARPDGRGGTALPTLESGGPLALRRTRASGPEARVMLVGAMSGPLGGDHFTVTAEVAEGARLHVGSAAATIALPGQAKGEARYDVRLKVADGGELWWLPEQLISAEGSDLRLATQVELAAGARLTLREEQVLGRAGEGPGRLSSRLTVLLGGRPLFDQELCCGPGAPGGWDGPAVLGGHRALGQLLVVRPEYATRPVEARLLGEYAALTPLAGPAALVTAVAADALQLRRTLDEALRLLG
- the ddaH gene encoding dimethylargininase — encoded protein: MPMSRVPRPRRFLVCEPRHFAVQYAINPWMHEDTQVDVDLARGQWAELISAYRAHGHTVDSVEPVAGLPDMVFAANSALVVAGRVFGSLFHAPQRRPESSAYETWFKSAGFDVHQPESVCEGEGDLVFAGRHLLAGTGFRTARSAHHEVQEYFGVPTVSLTLVDPRFYHLDTALFVLDDGPEANIAYYPEAFSAGSREVLRLLFPDAVIATREDAMVFGLNSVSDGRHVFIAPRAEALAGELDRHGYVPVPVDLSEFQKAGGGIKCCTQEIRS
- a CDS encoding urease subunit beta is translated as MIPGEILFADGPVAFNEGLAVTRLTVLNAADRPVQVGSHYHFAEANPGLDFDRAAAHGKRLNVAAGTAVRFEPGIPVEVELVPLAGARVVPGLRGETGGPLDA
- a CDS encoding lysophospholipid acyltransferase family protein is translated as MFYYVLKYVILGPLLRLVFRPRIEGLEHVPATGAAIVAGNHLSFSDHFLMPAILKRRITFLAKAEYFTGPGIKGRLTAFFFRSAGQIPVDRSGKEAGKAAIREGLGVLSKDELLGIYPEGTRSHDGRLYKGKVGVAVMALRAEVPVIPCAMIGTFEAQPPGRKIPKIHPVAIRFGEPLDFSRYAGMENEKAILRAITDEIMYAILTLSEQEYVDRYAAEVKAEEAAEKAKSRKFPRLPQR
- a CDS encoding urease subunit alpha, which gives rise to MPEISRAAYSDLFGPTTGDRIRLADTDLLIEIEEDRSGGPGHAGDEAVFGGGKVIRESMGQARATRAEGTPDTVVTGAVIVDHWGIVKADVGIRDGRITGIGKAGNPDTMDGVHPDLVIGPETEIIAGNGRILTAGAIDAHVHLICPQIADEALASGITTLVGGGTGPAEGSKATTVTPGPWHLARMLEAMEQYPLNFGLLGKGNTVSEEAMLSQLRGGALGLKLHEDWGSTPAVIDAALTVADRTGAQIAIHTDTLNEAGFVADTLAAIAGRTIHAYHTEGAGGGHAPDIMTVVSEAHVLPSSTNPTRPYTVNTAEEHLDMLMVCHHLNAAVPEDLAFAESRIRPTTIGAEDILHDLGAISIISSDAQAMGRVGEVIMRTWQTAHVMKRRRGALPGDGRADNHRVRRYVAKYTINPAVAQGLAREIGSVETGKLADLVLWEPAFFGVKPHLVVKGGQIAYAQMGDANASIPTPQPILPRPMFGAIGRAPASNSFNFVAPIAIEDGLPERLGLGKRFVPIESTRGVTKADMRENDARPQVRVDPDSFAVTIDGELVEATPAAELPMAQRYFLF
- a CDS encoding urease accessory protein UreF, with the protein product MSRAALLVLADGRFPAGGHAHSGGAEAAVKAGRITGAADLEEFCRGRLHTTGLVSASLAAAAVLGLDPVELDAAADARTPSPALRVAARKLGRQLMRAGRATWPSAELDALAGRFPKGAHQPVVLGMVARAAGLGADDAAYCSLYECVSGPASAVVRLLSLDPFDATGVLAGLAPELDVVAQRAVEGARCAVEGGVGVLPAGGAPLLEVGAEAHAAWAVRLFAS
- the rocD gene encoding ornithine--oxo-acid transaminase — translated: MTVAPSRSLRSSAELIRAEEPVLAHNYHPLPVVVARAEGAWVEDVEGRRYLDMLAGYSALNFGHRHPALIEAAHRQLDQLTLTSRAFHNDRLAAFAESVAALTGLDMVLPMNTGAEAVESAVKVARKWAYEVKGVPADRATIVVAADNFHGRTTTIVSFSTDESARAGFGPFTPGFRVVPYNDLAALEAAIDETTAAVLIEPIQGEAGVVIPDDGYLRGVRELTARTGCLFIADEIQSGLGRTGRTLAVEHEDVVPDVVLLGKALGGGIVPVSAVVARREVLQVLRPGEHGSTFGGNPLAAAVGSAVVELLETGEFQRRAQEAGVLLRDGLSALVGKGVRGFRARGLWAGVDIDPAIGTGREISESLMREGILVKDTHGSTIRLAPPLTITNEDLRMALSTLETVLRTGSL
- the ureG gene encoding urease accessory protein UreG, with translation MHLDQHHTHDGPLAVSADAHRADGRRRALRIGLGGPVGSGKTATVAALCRALRDEWSLAVVTNDIYTREDAEFLLREAVLPPERITAVETGACPHTAIRDDISANLEAVEDLEDEVGPLELILVESGGDNLTATFSKGLVDAQIFVIDVAGGDDIPRKGGPGVTTADLLVVNKTDLAPYVGSDLGRMAADAKAQRAELPVVFQSLRTEDGVKDVAAWVRAQLAAWAA
- a CDS encoding urease subunit gamma, which gives rise to MQLTPHEQERLLIHVAADVAEKRRARGLKLNHPESVALITSHILEGARDGRTVAELMASGRKILTREDVMEGIPEMIHDVQVEATFPDGTKLVTVHDPIV
- a CDS encoding alpha/beta hydrolase encodes the protein MRKVTAFGSAGALVTATLIAGAVAAPTANAESRHGRNSHVSQTRGAEIAAARAAKAGIDWQDCPADWGIAKPIQCGWVTVPLDYAKPDGKKIKLAVDRIGNTGTKAERQGALVYNPGGPGGSGLRFPTRVTNKNPLWVNTSKAYDFVGFDPRGVGHSAPISCIDPQEFVKAPKMDPVPDSEADKRVQRKLAAEYADGCAERSGEMLPQMTTPNTVRDLDVIRAALGEKKLNFLGVSYGTYIAAVYGTLYPDHVRRMIADSVVNPSREKIWYEANLDQDVAFEMRWKDWQDWVAKNDASFHLGDTRAKVQDQWLKLRATAKKNPIGGVVGPAELIGFFQSAPYYDSSWVPVATVFSKYVAGDTQALVDAAAPDLTDTAGNIASENGNAVYTAVECTDAKWPTSWKKWDRDNSKLHKNYPFMTWANAWLNLPCATWPAKQQTPPTVKTGKGLPPVLIVQSTRDAATPYEGAVELHKRFKGSRLITEKDAGSHGVTGLVNPCINEKVDTYLLTGKVGAADVTCTPHATPKP